A genome region from Leguminivora glycinivorella isolate SPB_JAAS2020 chromosome 13, LegGlyc_1.1, whole genome shotgun sequence includes the following:
- the LOC125232331 gene encoding spindle pole body component 110-like: MTNVNLETLENLIKGLRIDLKKDLQESLNDIEAKLSKNIKELNEKLQDTYTNIRKDIENVKETNTNLDNKMCYIERQIRKRNVVFFGVEETENTYEELEKNIISIITETLKVDCNHLDLEIVRRIGIKNENKIRPVKVTLTTFGKKICILKKSSHLKRTNMYIKEDFTPQVLETRKLLQDQLQKAREEGKKAFIRHDKLIIKEPDNKQPVDRKKSPRNSKKRELEVTPPNQMASSYHRQESSKRQVAKKNKTQIENQNTILSYMKNTKNGLHTRSPSVTSIEDGET, translated from the coding sequence ATGACAAACGTCAACCTCGAAACACTAGAGAATCTCATTAAGGGTTTAAGAATCGATCTGAAAAAAGACTTACAAGAATCACTTAACGACATCGAGGCCAAACTTTCAAAGAACATAAAGGAACTAAATGAGAAATTGCAAGATACGTACACAAACATCCGAAAAGATATAGAAAATGTCAAAGAAACAAACACGAATCTTGACAATAAAATGTGTTATATTGAGAGACAAATACGGAAAAGAAATGTAGTCTTCTTCGGAGTGGAAGAAACCGAAAACACATATGAAGAGCTGGAGAAAAATATTATCTCAATAATCACAGAAACTCTGAAAGTTGACTGTAATCATCTAGATCTGGAGATAGTGCGCAGAATAGGAATAAagaatgaaaacaaaataagaCCAGTGAAAGTAACTCTCACAACATTCGGCAAgaaaatatgtattttgaaGAAAAGTAGTCATTTGAAACGGACAAACATGTATATTAAAGAAGATTTTACCCCACAAGTACTGGAAACCCGCAAATTACTTCAAGACCAACTACAAAAGGCTAGAGAAGAAGGTAAAAAAGCTTTTATACGCCACGACAAATTAATTATCAAGGAACCAGATAACAAGCAACCGGTAGATAGAAAAAAATCCCCTCGAAACTCAAAAAAGAGGGAATTAGAAGTAACTCCGCCAAACCAGATGGCAAGTTCTTATCACAGACAGGAGAGCTCGAAGAGGCAAGTAGCCAAAAAGAACAAAACACAAATAGAAAACCAAAACACCATACTTAGCTATATGAAGAATACTAAGAATGGTCTGCACACCCGTTCACCTTCAGTGACATCCATAGAAGACGGCGAGACATAG
- the LOC125232587 gene encoding all trans-polyprenyl-diphosphate synthase PDSS2-like, whose product MSYALIRHLRRTASISNQIRLESTMTNVTQEDFLIRPPFAQWTKVIREAEKIVGYPTSFMNLRWLLSDEFANMAMHLRKVVGSNHPIIQTAKTVLYNEHNNLQPWGLVILLLSKAIRPPQSNSILHSTSEQQRTLAELTEMIRTGHYVHRGLLNIEFDKRGKNTETSMFANKIALLIGDYLLVTANGMLARLKNQDLSYLISTALRDISEGEFYSERDKQNMPLPGKPNQIGMDEFEICADTLPLATKDVSGSPIKEWTLRTMYNGGSLFGRGCQGALLLGGQDLTEQDKAYQFGCHLCLAWQSASELQKFTSENKESFSLVSAPVLFALNEKPELYEIIDNSKENVADVDFLYLKEEVLNTDALERTKLLHLENARKAEYFADMFGDNESVLTIKRLIKNL is encoded by the exons ATGTCTTACGCTCTAATACGCCACTTGCGCCGTACGGCGTCAATATCAAATCAAATCCGCCTAGAATCCACCATGACCAACGTAACTCAGGAAGACTTTTTAATTCGACCTCCGTTCGCACAATGGACCAAAGTTATAAGAGAAGCTGAGAAAATAGTTGGATATCCGACCTCTTTCATGAACCTGAGATGGTTATTGAGCGACGAATTCGCTAATATGGCTATGCATTTGCGCAAAGTA GTTGGCAGCAATCACCCAATCATACAAACAGCCAAAACAGTCCTCTACAACGAGCACAACAACCTTCAGCCGTGGGGTCTGGTCATCCTACTACTCTCTAAAGCTATCCGGCCCCCACAGTCCAACTCCATCCTCCACTCCACCTCGGAGCAGCAACGGACACTCGCAGAGCTCACGGAAATGATCCGCACCGGACATTACGTTCATCGAGGCCTACTAAACATTGAATTCGACAAGCGAGGCAAGAATACAGAAACATCCATGTTCGCCAACAAAATAGCATTATTAATCGGTGACTACTTACTTGTAACCGCTAATGGTATGCTAGCTCGATTAAAAAACCAAGATTTGTCATATCTTATATCAACTGCGCTAAGAGACATTAGTGAAGGTGAGTTCTACAGTGAACGGGATAAACAGAACATGCCACTACCAGGGAAACCAAATCAAATAGGAATGGATGAGTTTGAAATCTGTGCAGACACATTACCTTTAGCTACGAAAGATGTTTCTGGTTCACCAATCAAAGAGTGGACTTTACGGACTATGTATAACGGTGGTTCTTTATTTGGTAGAGGTTGTCAAGGAGCATTGCTGCTAGGAGGCCAAGACTTAACGGAACAAGACAAGGCCTATCAGTTCGGTTGCCACTTATGTTTAGCCTGGCAATCAGCTAGCGAGTTACAAAAATTCACATCTGAAAATAAGGAATCATTTTCTTTAGTGAGTGCACCTGTGTTATTTGCTTTAAATGAAAAACCAGAATTGTATGAAATCATAGATAATTCTAAAGAGAACGTAGCAGATGTAGACTTCTTATATTTGAAGGAGGAAGTGTTAAACACGGATGCGTTGGAAAGGACTAAGTTACTCCATTTAGAGAATGCTAGGAAAGCGGAGTATTTCGCTGACATGTTTGGTGACAATGAGTCAGTGCTTACAATAAAAAGGCTAATAAAGAATCTATAA
- the LOC125232332 gene encoding all trans-polyprenyl-diphosphate synthase PDSS2-like, with product MFKEPRRWYSKQEPLDWREALAQAERTVGFPTSFLNLRWLFNDEIASTAIHLRKLVGTNHPLLKSAKNLLIGSKSNLQSVGLIILLVSKAAGINTRDYTEDQYDSGILHSQRALAEIVEMKRTGHMIHKTMANLQEKEKFGDKFQDLLCGNKIVLLSGDYLLAKCLEHLGGLRNNEVTELISTGLRDLVEGDFLGERDPDNNPLPTKPKAENVVERYDWENEYNLEKLGSNSFLGQGKEEWVLRTMLQAGSILGKGCQGAMKLARRGEDMERSAYILGGHLALLWQLYLDIKDFFIHPHSYSLVGAPVIMALWEYPSIYGHVWVPKVEKRPIEMKQLHYAVRSTRAMDYLTGLLDEELSAILRYSDRFPVEDAREALQNMARTIHGETLQYMDK from the exons atgtttaaagagccaag GCGCTGGTATTCCAAACAAGAGCCGCTGGACTGGCGCGAAGCTCTAGCACAGGCTGAGCGGACTGTGGGCTTTCCTACCTCCTTCTTGAACTTGCGGTGGCTCTTCAATGACGAAATCGCCAGCACCGCCATACATTTGAGGAAGCTG GTCGGAACAAACCACCCTCTCCTGAAATCAGCCAAGAACCTCCTGATCGGTTCCAAAAGCAACCTACAGTCGGTGGGGCTCATCATCCTTCTGGTCTCCAAAGCTGCTGGAATCAACACTCGGGACTATACTGAAGACCAATACGACTCAG GGATCTTGCACTCGCAGCGTGCCCTAGCCGAGATAGTTGAGATGAAGCGCACTGGCCACATGATCCACAAGACCATGGCCAACCTGCAGGAGAAGGAGAAATTCGGAGACAAGTTCCAGGACCTGCTCTGTGGGAACAAGATTGTTCTCCTGTCAG GTGACTACTTGCTTGCCAAGTGCCTCGAACACCTCGGTGGCTTGCGGAACAACGAAGTGACTGAGCTGATCTCCACCGGTCTCCGGGACCTCGTCGAAGGCGACTTTCTGGGCGAACGAGATCCGGACAATAATCCCCTGCCCACAAAACCTAAAG CTGAAAACGTAGTCGAACGCTACGACTGGGAGAACGAGTACAACCTGGAGAAGCTCGGCAGCAACTCATTCCTCGGGCAAGGCAAGGAGGAGTGGGTGCTCCGGACCATGCTGCAGGCCGGCAGCATCCTCGGCAAGGGCTGCCAGGGCGCCATGAAGCTCGCGCGCCGCGGCGAGGACATGGAGCGAAGCGCGTACATCCTCGGCGGCCATCTGGCTCTGTTGTGGCAGCTGTATTTAGACATAAAAGACTTCTTCATTCACCCACATTCGTACTCGCTCGTTGGTGCTCCTGTCATCATGGCTTTATGGGAGTACCCTTCGATCTACGGACATGTTTGGGTGCCTAAAGTGGAAAAAAGGCCTATTGAGATGAAGCAGCTACATTATGCGGTACGCAGCACGCGGGCGATGGATTATTTGACTGGGCTGTTGGACGAGGAGCTGTCGGCCATTTTGAGATACAGCGACCGGTTCCCGGTGGAGGACGCGCGGGAGGCGCTGCAGAACATGGCGCGCACGATCCACGGAGAAACGCTGCAGTACATGGACAAGTGA